Proteins encoded by one window of Bacteroidia bacterium:
- a CDS encoding type III pantothenate kinase — protein sequence MRYLLIDIGNTALKWALYDDENCINQQSIPLNSPVPFSGLLYDIAVIANVGYKDQLLNEFLSNLKKPVLSCALNAEGQLYFQNKIIPLPITIAYKTPQTLGSDRIASVLGAYTLFPEKDVIIVDLGTCIKYEILTKNKVYLGGAIAPGIQMRYQAMHEFTAKLPALSIPEQKPNVIGKNTQEAMHAGVMQATHCEIKGMIELYKNELNNSNPIVILSGGDAQYFEAHKNLYTFVIENLVFIGLHSLAKIAKQYL from the coding sequence GTGCGGTATCTATTGATAGATATTGGAAACACAGCCCTCAAATGGGCTTTGTACGACGATGAAAATTGCATAAACCAACAAAGTATTCCGTTAAATAGTCCTGTCCCTTTTTCAGGTTTATTGTACGATATTGCAGTCATAGCAAACGTGGGCTATAAAGATCAACTCCTAAATGAATTTTTATCAAACCTCAAAAAACCTGTCCTTTCATGTGCCTTAAACGCAGAAGGGCAGTTGTACTTTCAAAATAAAATTATTCCGCTACCTATAACCATAGCTTATAAAACTCCGCAAACCTTAGGTTCTGACCGTATAGCATCGGTTTTAGGGGCATATACCTTATTTCCTGAAAAAGATGTAATCATTGTAGATTTAGGTACATGTATCAAATATGAAATTTTAACTAAAAACAAAGTGTATCTCGGTGGAGCAATTGCGCCAGGTATTCAAATGCGCTATCAGGCTATGCATGAGTTTACAGCAAAATTACCTGCGCTCTCTATTCCTGAACAAAAACCAAACGTGATAGGCAAAAACACACAAGAAGCTATGCATGCAGGCGTTATGCAAGCCACTCACTGTGAAATAAAGGGAATGATTGAGCTATACAAAAATGAACTGAACAACTCAAATCCTATCGTAATTCTTTCAGGTGGCGACGCGCAATATTTTGAAGCCCACAAAAACCTTTATACTTTTGTCATTGAAAACTTGGTATTCATAGGATTACACTCTTTGGCTAAAATTGCCAAGCAATACTTGTAG